A region of Paraburkholderia sp. BL23I1N1 DNA encodes the following proteins:
- a CDS encoding NAD-dependent epimerase/dehydratase family protein produces the protein MKATRKLRRPRVLIVGCGDVGMRCVPLLRPRAHVFALTSHAERSAELRAAGVTPLVGDLDTRRSLKRLAGLAPTVLHLAPPQKTGNDDRRTRALLATLGARRDRALRAARGAVVPVGRLRRIRASWAESEAANIVPDRVRWTAAPQAPVKLVYASTTGVYGDCGGAWIDETRASQPANSRAKRRVSAERQLRRATARGVVAATIARIPGIYASNRLPLARLEKRTPALIDADDVYTNHIHADDLAAILVRLATHGRPGRAIHASDDTTLKMGAYFDVVADAFGLERAPRITRVEAEQQIEPTLLSFMRESRRLVNRRLKAELHVRLRYPSVDDFFRETP, from the coding sequence ATGAAAGCGACACGAAAATTACGCCGGCCGCGCGTGTTGATAGTGGGCTGCGGTGACGTTGGGATGCGCTGTGTGCCCTTATTGCGGCCACGCGCGCATGTCTTCGCGCTCACCAGTCACGCCGAACGCAGCGCCGAATTGCGCGCCGCGGGGGTCACGCCGCTGGTTGGCGACCTGGACACGCGCCGCAGCCTGAAACGGCTTGCCGGCCTCGCGCCGACGGTGCTGCATCTTGCGCCGCCGCAGAAGACCGGCAACGACGACCGCCGTACCCGTGCGTTGCTCGCTACGCTCGGCGCGCGCCGCGATCGGGCACTGCGTGCCGCACGCGGCGCGGTGGTGCCTGTGGGGCGGCTGCGCCGCATTCGTGCCTCATGGGCGGAATCTGAAGCAGCCAATATTGTACCCGACAGGGTGCGCTGGACCGCCGCTCCGCAGGCGCCCGTGAAGTTGGTGTACGCGAGCACGACAGGGGTCTACGGCGACTGCGGCGGCGCGTGGATCGACGAGACGCGCGCGTCGCAGCCGGCCAATTCACGCGCGAAACGCCGCGTGTCGGCCGAGCGGCAATTGCGGCGCGCCACGGCGCGCGGTGTGGTGGCCGCCACCATCGCGCGAATTCCGGGCATCTACGCGAGCAACCGCTTGCCGCTCGCGCGGTTGGAAAAGCGCACCCCTGCCTTGATCGACGCGGACGACGTCTACACCAACCATATCCACGCCGACGACCTCGCCGCGATTCTCGTGCGCCTTGCCACGCACGGGCGGCCGGGACGCGCAATCCACGCGTCCGACGATACGACGCTGAAAATGGGAGCGTACTTCGATGTGGTGGCCGATGCGTTCGGCCTTGAACGCGCGCCGCGCATTACGCGCGTAGAAGCAGAGCAGCAGATCGAACCGACCTTGCTGTCGTTCATGCGTGAATCGAGGCGGCTTGTGAACCGCCGCCTCAAAGCGGAATTGCACGTGCGCTTGCGGTATCCGAGCGTTGACGATTTTTTCCGCGAGACCCCGTAA
- a CDS encoding pseudouridine synthase, translating into MNLESILFTQGFGSRRQCRALIGDGRVSIDGSVRTDADADFPTHDGTFCFSVDGVVWPYREHAYLLLNKPAGYECSRDPQHHLSVFSLLPPQFAERGVQCVGRLDQDTTGLLLLSDDGKFVHMFTSPKRKVPKLYIATTRHPIDDAQLSALRDGVLLHGEPKPIAAIDAQARGEHALALTVMEGKYHQVKRMIAAAGNRCEALHRERIGGLALPATLAEGAWQWLDETDLGSLRSG; encoded by the coding sequence ATGAATCTCGAAAGCATCCTCTTTACTCAAGGTTTCGGCTCGCGACGCCAATGTCGGGCGCTGATCGGCGACGGCCGCGTGAGCATCGACGGCTCAGTCCGCACCGATGCCGACGCCGATTTTCCAACCCATGACGGCACGTTCTGCTTCAGTGTGGACGGCGTCGTCTGGCCGTATCGCGAGCACGCCTATCTGCTGCTGAACAAGCCCGCCGGCTACGAATGTTCGCGCGACCCGCAGCATCATCTGAGCGTGTTCAGTCTGCTGCCGCCGCAGTTCGCCGAACGCGGCGTGCAATGCGTGGGCCGCCTCGATCAGGACACCACCGGTCTGCTGCTGCTCTCCGACGACGGCAAGTTCGTTCACATGTTCACGTCGCCAAAACGCAAAGTGCCGAAGCTGTACATCGCCACCACACGTCATCCCATCGACGACGCCCAATTGAGCGCTTTACGTGACGGCGTCTTGCTGCACGGCGAGCCCAAACCGATCGCCGCCATCGACGCTCAGGCGCGCGGCGAGCACGCGCTCGCCCTCACCGTGATGGAAGGCAAGTATCACCAGGTCAAACGGATGATCGCGGCAGCCGGCAATCGTTGCGAAGCGCTGCATCGCGAGAGGATCGGCGGACTCGCGTTGCCCGCGACGCTCGCGGAAGGCGCGTGGCAATGGCTCGACGAAACCGACCTCGGATCTTTACGGAGCGGGTAA
- a CDS encoding MFS transporter produces MHAASSSSSSSVIRLPAAFQRLAWSNLVAQSAEQISLAAAPLVAVFALGAGARETGLLQTAQTLPFLLLSIPLGVWADRRSRRTLMALAESVRVVAMLCVLLLVLTHSLSLPLLAALGFIAATGTVAYNVAAPSLVPSIVPREAYAQANGRLELARSVAYSAGPALGGLLVGWIGAGWAYGCAAGLSALAVTLLAGLREPPRAAAAQRHFMLELRDGTRFVLRDALLRPMLATAIFFNLGFFVLQAVYVPYAVHRLGLSASMVGVTLGAYGVGMVCGALAAPAIARRLAFGRVLIIGPSCGLLASLVMVATIVTPSFWLAMLSFFLLGAGPILWVVGSTTLRQAITPERMMGRVSALNSTATFGARPVGALLGAAISARWGMDACLVAAAAAFLAQALIIVMSPAARLADIPEGTAIAQ; encoded by the coding sequence ATGCACGCCGCTTCCTCTTCATCGTCTTCATCCGTGATCCGTCTGCCGGCCGCATTCCAGCGGCTCGCATGGTCGAATCTGGTCGCGCAATCCGCCGAGCAGATCAGCCTCGCCGCCGCGCCGCTCGTCGCCGTGTTCGCGCTCGGCGCCGGCGCGCGCGAGACCGGCCTGTTGCAAACCGCGCAGACGCTGCCGTTCCTGTTGTTGTCGATTCCGCTCGGTGTATGGGCCGACCGCCGCTCGCGCCGCACGTTGATGGCGCTCGCCGAAAGCGTGCGCGTGGTCGCGATGCTGTGCGTGCTGCTGCTTGTGCTGACGCATTCGCTGAGCTTGCCGCTGCTCGCCGCGCTCGGCTTCATCGCGGCGACCGGCACTGTGGCCTACAACGTCGCGGCGCCTTCGCTGGTGCCTTCGATCGTGCCGCGCGAGGCGTATGCCCAGGCGAACGGCCGGCTCGAACTGGCGCGCAGCGTCGCGTATTCGGCGGGGCCGGCGCTTGGCGGGCTGCTGGTCGGCTGGATCGGCGCGGGCTGGGCGTATGGCTGCGCGGCCGGGCTATCGGCGCTGGCCGTCACCTTGCTCGCGGGACTGCGCGAACCGCCGCGAGCGGCGGCAGCCCAGCGGCACTTCATGCTGGAACTGCGCGACGGTACGCGCTTCGTGCTGCGCGACGCGCTGCTGCGTCCGATGCTCGCCACCGCGATCTTCTTCAATCTTGGTTTCTTCGTGCTGCAAGCGGTGTATGTGCCGTACGCCGTACATCGTTTGGGATTGAGCGCGTCGATGGTCGGCGTGACGCTCGGCGCGTATGGCGTCGGCATGGTGTGCGGTGCGCTTGCCGCACCGGCCATCGCGCGGCGTCTCGCGTTCGGCCGCGTGCTGATCATCGGACCGTCATGCGGTTTGCTCGCCTCGCTCGTGATGGTGGCGACGATCGTCACGCCGTCGTTCTGGCTGGCGATGCTGAGCTTCTTCCTGCTCGGCGCCGGACCGATTTTGTGGGTGGTGGGTTCGACTACGCTGCGTCAGGCGATCACGCCTGAACGGATGATGGGGCGCGTCTCGGCGCTCAATAGCACGGCGACTTTCGGTGCGCGGCCGGTGGGCGCATTGCTCGGTGCGGCGATCAGTGCGCGCTGGGGGATGGACGCGTGTCTGGTCGCGGCGGCAGCGGCGTTCCTTGCGCAGGCGTTGATCATCGTCATGTCGCCGGCGGCACGGCTCGCGGACATTCCCGAGGGCACCGCCATCGCGCAATGA
- a CDS encoding MurR/RpiR family transcriptional regulator: MIHHSSVASNPAEQAIAARIAAAMPTLTPIHRRMGEYVLANLFRAATMRIDELASVVDASVATANRFARALGFDGYPQFREALVRGFEATLAPVERLRSAQESLASGDDLIDASLEQAATNLQSTRAAIDNAAAEAAVEAIISARRVFVLGAGSSAFLAGLMEHGLMPYHDNVQSLAFVGGPSHAARRLFASNEGDLVIGIAFPRYVEDTIELARRSASRGARVLALTDGPHSPLAQFADLSLYIRSERRLAANADSAVLAVIEALCDAVAYRAKRSVKAAAEVTEFVLPWLTDPQAAATGTSAQPVSASTRFPRTTKAKK, encoded by the coding sequence ATGATTCATCACTCGTCCGTTGCTTCCAATCCCGCCGAGCAGGCGATCGCCGCGCGCATTGCCGCAGCGATGCCGACCCTCACGCCGATTCACCGGCGCATGGGCGAATATGTGCTCGCGAATCTGTTCCGCGCGGCAACCATGCGAATCGACGAACTGGCGAGCGTGGTCGATGCGTCGGTGGCAACGGCGAATCGCTTTGCTCGCGCGCTTGGCTTCGACGGCTATCCGCAGTTTCGCGAAGCGCTGGTACGCGGCTTCGAAGCGACGCTCGCACCGGTCGAGCGGCTGCGTAGCGCGCAGGAATCGCTCGCTTCCGGCGACGATCTGATCGACGCGTCGCTCGAGCAGGCCGCCACCAATCTGCAATCCACTCGCGCGGCAATCGACAACGCCGCCGCCGAAGCCGCCGTGGAAGCGATCATCTCCGCGCGTCGCGTCTTCGTGCTCGGCGCGGGTTCGAGCGCGTTCCTCGCGGGCCTGATGGAACACGGTCTGATGCCGTACCACGACAACGTGCAGTCGCTCGCGTTCGTCGGTGGACCGTCGCATGCCGCGCGGCGTCTGTTCGCTTCGAATGAAGGCGATCTGGTGATCGGGATCGCGTTTCCGCGTTACGTCGAGGACACGATCGAACTCGCGCGGCGCTCGGCAAGTCGCGGCGCACGCGTGCTTGCGCTGACCGATGGGCCGCACTCGCCGCTCGCGCAATTCGCCGATCTCTCGCTCTATATCCGCTCCGAGCGCCGCCTCGCGGCCAATGCCGATTCGGCCGTGCTGGCCGTGATCGAAGCGCTGTGCGACGCGGTCGCCTACCGGGCGAAACGCTCGGTGAAGGCGGCCGCTGAAGTCACCGAATTCGTGCTGCCGTGGCTCACCGATCCGCAAGCCGCGGCCACCGGCACAAGCGCGCAGCCCGTGAGCGCTTCCACTCGTTTTCCCCGCACCACCAAAGCCAAAAAATGA
- a CDS encoding isoaspartyl peptidase/L-asparaginase family protein, translating to MNPNAVIAIHGGAGTILRASMSASAEADYHAALHAVLSAGQRVLADGGSALDAVSEAVRLLEDCPLFNAGRGAVYTAAGTHELDAAIMDGSTLDAGAICCVTRVRNPILAARRVLERSEHVLFTGEGAEAFAAAQGLEFVEPEYFHTEARHRQWQLASTQQRAMLDHDGATLASNNDDPTPHEPIDPNRKFGTVGAVALDQHGHVAAATSTGGVTNKQAGRVGDTPLIGAGCYADDATCAVSTTGTGEMFMRMVAAYDVAAQMAYRNVSLEEAAHDVVMNRLPKIDGRGGLVAVDARGNVTLPFNTEGMYRGFARIGETPVTAIYR from the coding sequence ATGAACCCCAACGCAGTCATTGCCATTCACGGCGGAGCAGGCACGATCCTGCGCGCATCGATGTCAGCCAGCGCCGAAGCCGACTATCACGCTGCGTTGCATGCCGTGCTGAGCGCCGGGCAGCGCGTCCTCGCCGACGGCGGCAGCGCACTCGACGCCGTCAGCGAAGCCGTGCGCCTGCTCGAAGACTGTCCGCTCTTCAACGCGGGGCGTGGCGCGGTTTACACGGCGGCCGGCACGCATGAACTCGACGCGGCGATCATGGACGGCAGCACGCTCGACGCCGGCGCGATCTGCTGCGTGACGCGCGTGCGCAATCCGATTCTGGCGGCTCGCCGCGTACTCGAGCGCAGCGAACATGTGCTGTTCACGGGCGAGGGCGCTGAAGCCTTCGCGGCCGCACAAGGACTCGAATTCGTAGAGCCCGAATATTTCCATACCGAAGCGCGTCATCGGCAGTGGCAACTCGCAAGCACTCAGCAGCGCGCCATGCTCGATCATGATGGCGCGACGCTGGCCTCGAACAATGACGATCCCACGCCGCACGAGCCGATCGATCCGAATCGTAAGTTCGGCACCGTGGGTGCGGTCGCGCTCGATCAGCACGGTCACGTGGCGGCTGCGACCTCGACGGGCGGCGTCACCAACAAGCAGGCCGGCCGGGTCGGCGATACGCCGTTGATCGGCGCGGGCTGCTATGCCGACGACGCAACCTGCGCGGTCTCGACCACCGGCACCGGCGAGATGTTCATGCGGATGGTGGCCGCATACGACGTCGCGGCGCAGATGGCGTACCGCAACGTCTCGCTCGAAGAAGCCGCGCACGACGTGGTGATGAACCGTTTGCCGAAGATCGACGGACGCGGCGGTCTGGTCGCCGTCGATGCGCGCGGCAACGTCACGCTGCCGTTCAATACCGAGGGCATGTATCGCGGATTCGCGCGGATCGGCGAGACGCCGGTGACGGCGATCTATCGCTAA
- a CDS encoding dipeptide ABC transporter ATP-binding protein: MPTSSHTARPLIETLPSQHVLAVDDLSVAFRSGDKTFNAVRNLSLTVDRGETLAIVGESGSGKSVTSLALMRLIEHGGGRLAGGSIAFRRRDGSVLDLAKASSGTMRSIRGADIAMIFQEPMTSLNPVFTVGDQISEAIALHQGKSRSEAHAETLRLLELVRIPEARRMAARFPHQLSGGMRQRVMIAMALSCKPALLIADEPTTALDVTIQAQILQLIRGLQDEMNMGVIFITHDMGVVAEVADRVLVMYRGEKVEEGASDALFAAPSHPYTKALLAAVPHLGAMEGTDRPARFPILTVEQAALTGTDEPIRPAIAVAQETQPVIHDSTPPILRVRDLVTRFPVKSGVFGRLTGRVHAVEKVSFDLRPGETLALVGESGCGKSTTGRSLLRLVESQSGSIEFDGKEISSLTGPALQALRRNIQFIFQDPFASLNPRLTVGFSIMEPLLVHGVAQGAEAQARVAWLLEKVGLPREAASRYPHEFSGGQRQRIAIARALALNPKVVIADESVSALDVSVQAQIVNLMLDLQRELGVAYLFISHDMAVVERVSHRVAVMYLGQIVEIGPRRAVFEAPQHPYTKKLMGAVPVADPARRHAKRMLADDEIPSPIRALNDEPIVAPLVAVGPDHFVAQHRVGGAY, encoded by the coding sequence GTGCCGACTTCATCGCACACCGCCCGCCCGCTTATCGAAACCTTGCCGTCGCAGCACGTGCTTGCCGTCGACGATCTGTCGGTCGCGTTTCGCAGCGGCGATAAGACCTTCAATGCGGTGCGCAATCTCTCGCTGACTGTGGACCGTGGCGAGACGCTCGCGATCGTCGGCGAATCGGGTTCGGGCAAATCGGTGACGTCGCTTGCCTTGATGCGGCTGATCGAGCATGGCGGTGGGCGCCTTGCCGGCGGCAGCATCGCCTTCCGGCGCCGCGACGGCAGCGTGCTCGACCTCGCGAAAGCGTCGTCCGGCACGATGCGTTCGATTCGCGGTGCCGACATCGCGATGATCTTCCAGGAGCCGATGACCTCGCTGAATCCGGTGTTTACGGTCGGCGATCAGATCAGCGAAGCGATTGCCTTGCATCAGGGGAAAAGCCGTTCCGAGGCGCACGCCGAAACGCTGCGTCTGCTCGAACTCGTTCGCATTCCTGAAGCACGCCGGATGGCCGCACGTTTTCCGCATCAGCTCTCTGGCGGCATGCGCCAACGCGTGATGATCGCGATGGCGCTGTCGTGCAAGCCTGCATTGCTGATCGCCGATGAGCCGACCACCGCGCTCGACGTCACGATCCAGGCGCAGATTCTGCAATTGATTCGCGGCCTGCAGGACGAGATGAATATGGGCGTGATCTTTATCACGCACGATATGGGTGTGGTGGCCGAAGTGGCCGATCGCGTGCTGGTGATGTATCGCGGCGAGAAAGTGGAAGAGGGTGCTTCAGATGCGCTGTTCGCCGCGCCGTCTCATCCTTATACGAAGGCGTTGCTCGCCGCAGTGCCGCACCTTGGCGCAATGGAAGGCACCGATCGGCCCGCCAGGTTTCCGATTCTGACCGTCGAGCAGGCGGCGCTCACCGGCACGGATGAACCCATTCGTCCCGCAATCGCCGTCGCGCAGGAAACCCAACCCGTGATCCACGACAGCACGCCGCCGATCCTGCGCGTGCGCGACCTGGTCACGCGCTTTCCGGTCAAGAGCGGTGTGTTCGGACGCCTCACGGGCCGCGTGCATGCGGTTGAGAAAGTCAGCTTTGATCTGCGTCCGGGCGAGACGCTTGCGCTGGTCGGCGAATCGGGATGTGGCAAATCGACCACGGGCCGTTCGTTGCTGCGTCTGGTCGAAAGCCAGAGCGGCTCGATCGAATTTGACGGTAAGGAAATCAGCTCGCTCACAGGCCCTGCGTTGCAAGCACTGCGCCGCAATATCCAGTTTATTTTTCAGGACCCGTTTGCCTCGCTGAATCCACGTTTGACGGTCGGTTTCTCGATCATGGAGCCCTTGCTCGTGCATGGCGTCGCTCAAGGTGCCGAAGCGCAGGCGCGCGTTGCGTGGTTGCTTGAGAAGGTTGGCTTGCCGCGCGAGGCCGCAAGCCGCTATCCGCACGAATTTTCGGGCGGACAACGGCAACGCATCGCGATTGCGCGTGCGCTGGCCTTGAATCCGAAAGTCGTGATCGCCGACGAATCCGTCTCCGCACTGGACGTCTCCGTGCAGGCGCAAATCGTCAATCTGATGCTCGATCTGCAGCGCGAGCTGGGCGTCGCGTATCTGTTTATTTCGCATGACATGGCGGTGGTGGAGCGCGTGAGCCATCGCGTGGCGGTGATGTATCTCGGCCAGATCGTCGAGATCGGTCCGCGCCGCGCGGTGTTCGAAGCGCCGCAGCATCCCTATACGAAGAAGCTGATGGGCGCGGTGCCGGTTGCCGATCCGGCGCGCCGTCACGCCAAACGCATGCTCGCCGACGATGAGATTCCGAGCCCGATCCGCGCGCTGAACGACGAACCGATCGTGGCGCCGCTGGTTGCGGTGGGACCGGATCATTTCGTGGCCCAGCATCGAGTCGGCGGCGCTTACTAA
- the gsiB gene encoding glutathione ABC transporter substrate-binding protein GsiB has protein sequence MNLLVPSSPFRLRALVSGGAVVFAMLAGNVAHADTTAVMAVASTFTSLDPYDANDTLSQAVAKSFYQGLFGFDKDMKLVNVLADSYEASPEAKVYTFKLRHGVKFQDGTDFNAAAVKANFDRVTDPANKLKRYNMFNRIEKTEVIDPYTVKITLKAPFSAFVNVLAHPSAVMISPDALKKYGKDIAFHPVGTGPFELVKWDPAGDLTVKKFAGYWKKGYPKVDAIDWKPVVDNNTRAALMRTGEADFAFQVPFEQAAQLQSSPKVDLIASPSIIQRYISLNVNQKPFDNPKVREALNYAVNKEALTKVVFAGYATPADGVVPQGVDYAVKLGPWPYDPAKARELLKEAGYPNGFETTLWSAYNYSTAQKVIQFVQQQLAQVGIKTQVEALEAGQRVAKVESAQDPVTAPVRMYYAGWSSSTGEADWAITPLLGSVSFPPKMVNTAYYKNDTVDSDLKQALETTDRAKKAELYTDAQKRIWADAPWIFLVKEKVVYARSKRLSGAYVAPDGSFNFDEIAIK, from the coding sequence ATGAACCTGCTGGTCCCGTCTTCTCCGTTTCGTTTGCGCGCGCTGGTCAGCGGCGGCGCGGTGGTGTTCGCGATGCTCGCGGGCAATGTGGCGCACGCCGACACGACGGCCGTGATGGCCGTTGCGTCGACCTTCACGTCGCTCGATCCGTACGACGCGAACGACACGCTGTCGCAAGCCGTCGCCAAGTCGTTCTATCAAGGCCTGTTCGGCTTCGACAAGGACATGAAGTTGGTCAACGTGCTGGCCGACAGCTACGAAGCGAGTCCGGAAGCCAAGGTCTACACGTTCAAGCTGCGCCACGGCGTGAAGTTCCAGGACGGCACCGACTTCAATGCAGCCGCGGTCAAGGCGAACTTCGACCGCGTGACCGATCCGGCGAACAAGCTCAAGCGCTACAACATGTTCAACCGTATCGAGAAGACCGAAGTGATCGATCCGTACACGGTGAAGATCACGCTGAAGGCGCCGTTCTCGGCGTTCGTCAACGTGCTGGCGCATCCGTCGGCGGTGATGATCTCGCCTGACGCGCTGAAGAAGTACGGCAAGGACATCGCGTTTCATCCGGTCGGTACAGGTCCGTTCGAATTGGTGAAGTGGGACCCGGCAGGCGACCTCACGGTGAAGAAATTCGCCGGCTACTGGAAGAAGGGCTATCCGAAGGTCGATGCGATCGACTGGAAGCCGGTGGTCGACAACAACACGCGTGCTGCGTTGATGCGCACGGGCGAAGCGGACTTCGCGTTCCAGGTGCCGTTCGAACAGGCCGCGCAATTGCAGTCGAGCCCGAAGGTCGATCTGATCGCGTCGCCGTCGATCATCCAGCGCTATATCAGCCTGAATGTGAATCAGAAGCCGTTCGACAATCCGAAGGTGCGTGAAGCGCTGAACTATGCGGTCAACAAGGAGGCGCTGACGAAGGTCGTGTTCGCCGGTTACGCGACGCCGGCCGACGGCGTGGTGCCGCAAGGTGTGGATTACGCGGTGAAGCTCGGCCCCTGGCCGTACGATCCGGCCAAGGCGCGTGAACTGCTGAAGGAGGCGGGTTATCCGAACGGTTTCGAAACGACGCTGTGGTCCGCGTATAACTACTCGACCGCGCAGAAGGTGATCCAGTTCGTGCAGCAGCAACTGGCGCAAGTCGGCATCAAGACGCAGGTTGAAGCGCTCGAAGCGGGTCAACGCGTCGCGAAGGTGGAAAGCGCGCAAGACCCGGTGACCGCACCGGTGCGGATGTACTACGCGGGCTGGTCGTCGTCGACGGGCGAAGCGGACTGGGCAATTACGCCGCTGCTCGGCTCGGTCTCGTTCCCGCCGAAGATGGTCAACACTGCGTACTACAAGAACGACACCGTCGACAGCGACCTGAAGCAGGCGCTCGAAACCACCGACCGCGCCAAGAAGGCCGAGCTCTACACCGACGCGCAAAAACGCATCTGGGCCGACGCGCCGTGGATTTTTCTCGTCAAGGAAAAGGTGGTGTACGCGCGCAGCAAGCGCTTGTCGGGTGCTTATGTCGCGCCGGACGGCTCGTTTAATTTCGACGAGATCGCAATCAAGTGA
- the gsiC gene encoding glutathione ABC transporter permease GsiC: MLNFLVKRIFGLLPTLFIVAVLVFLFVHLLPGDPARLAAGPEADEATVALVRADLGLDKPMPQQFVNFFVKIAHGDFGTSTRSKRPVSQEIGERFMPTLLLTLASMVWAVVLGMGIGIVSAVWRNRWPDRLGMTLAVSGISFPAFALGMLLMEIFSVKLGWLPIVGDGSWKSYVLPSLTLGAAVAAVMARFTRASFVEVMNEDFVRTARAKGVPERLVIVKHCLRNAMIPVVTMMGLQFGFLLGGSIVVEVVFNWPGLGRLLVDAVAMRDYPVIQAEVLLFSLEFIIINLVVDVLYAVINPTIRFK; encoded by the coding sequence ATGCTGAACTTCCTCGTCAAACGTATCTTTGGTCTGCTGCCGACGCTCTTCATCGTCGCCGTGCTGGTGTTCCTGTTCGTGCATCTGCTGCCCGGCGATCCGGCGCGGCTCGCGGCCGGTCCCGAAGCGGACGAAGCGACCGTTGCGCTGGTGCGTGCCGATCTCGGCCTCGATAAGCCGATGCCACAGCAGTTCGTCAACTTCTTCGTGAAGATCGCGCACGGTGACTTCGGCACATCTACGCGCAGCAAGCGGCCGGTCAGCCAGGAAATCGGCGAACGCTTCATGCCGACGCTGCTGCTCACCCTCGCAAGCATGGTGTGGGCGGTGGTGCTCGGCATGGGCATTGGCATTGTCTCGGCGGTGTGGCGCAATCGCTGGCCGGACCGGCTCGGCATGACGCTCGCGGTGTCGGGCATTTCGTTTCCCGCGTTCGCGCTCGGCATGCTGCTGATGGAGATCTTTTCGGTGAAGCTCGGCTGGCTGCCGATCGTGGGCGACGGTTCGTGGAAGAGCTACGTGCTGCCGTCGCTCACACTGGGCGCGGCCGTGGCCGCAGTGATGGCGCGCTTCACGCGTGCTTCGTTCGTCGAAGTGATGAATGAAGATTTTGTGCGCACCGCACGCGCCAAGGGCGTGCCTGAACGGCTCGTGATCGTCAAACACTGCCTGCGCAACGCGATGATTCCCGTCGTCACGATGATGGGGCTGCAATTCGGCTTCCTGCTGGGCGGCTCGATCGTGGTCGAAGTGGTGTTCAACTGGCCGGGGCTTGGACGCCTGCTGGTGGACGCCGTGGCGATGCGCGACTATCCGGTGATTCAGGCCGAAGTGCTGTTGTTCTCGCTTGAGTTCATCATCATCAACCTGGTTGTGGACGTGCTGTACGCCGTCATCAACCCGACCATCCGTTTCAAGTGA
- the gsiD gene encoding glutathione ABC transporter permease GsiD codes for MSISAAEANAAKAALVESTIRTPWSEFWRKFRKQHVALAAGVFVLPLVAVAILAPHIVPYDPENFFDYDALNAGPSAAHWFGVDSLGRDIFSRILAGSRISLEAGFLSVAIGAVIGTFFGLLAGYYEGWWDRITMRVADVLFAFPGILLAIGVVAILGNGMINVICAVAIFSIPAFARLVRGNTLMLKQLTYIEAARSIGASDWTIIVRHILPGTISSIVVYFTMRIGTSIITAASLSFLGLGAQPPTPEWGAMLNEARADMVTAPHIALFPSLAIFLTVLAFNLLGDGLRDALDPKLDRP; via the coding sequence ATGAGCATCTCAGCCGCCGAGGCGAATGCAGCCAAGGCCGCCCTCGTAGAAAGTACGATCCGCACGCCGTGGAGTGAATTCTGGCGCAAATTCCGTAAGCAGCATGTGGCGCTCGCCGCCGGCGTTTTCGTGCTGCCGCTGGTCGCGGTCGCGATTCTCGCGCCGCATATCGTGCCGTACGATCCTGAGAATTTCTTCGACTACGACGCGTTGAATGCGGGGCCCTCGGCCGCGCACTGGTTCGGCGTGGATTCGCTGGGCCGCGATATTTTCAGCCGCATTCTGGCAGGTTCGCGTATTTCGCTCGAGGCCGGGTTTCTGTCGGTGGCGATCGGCGCGGTGATCGGCACGTTCTTCGGTTTGCTGGCCGGATACTACGAAGGCTGGTGGGACCGTATCACGATGCGCGTCGCCGACGTGCTGTTCGCATTCCCTGGCATTCTGCTGGCGATTGGTGTGGTCGCGATTCTCGGCAATGGCATGATCAATGTGATCTGTGCGGTGGCGATTTTCAGCATCCCGGCGTTTGCGCGGCTCGTGCGCGGCAATACGCTGATGCTCAAGCAGCTCACCTATATCGAAGCGGCACGCAGCATCGGCGCATCGGACTGGACCATCATCGTGCGGCATATTCTGCCGGGGACGATCTCGTCGATCGTCGTGTACTTCACGATGCGGATCGGTACGTCGATCATCACCGCGGCGAGTTTGTCGTTTCTCGGACTCGGTGCGCAACCGCCGACGCCGGAGTGGGGCGCGATGCTCAACGAAGCGCGTGCCGATATGGTCACTGCGCCGCATATCGCGCTGTTTCCGAGTCTGGCGATTTTTCTCACGGTGCTGGCGTTCAATCTGCTCGGCGACGGTTTGCGCGATGCGCTCGATCCGAAGCTCGACCGGCCATGA